A stretch of the Filimonas lacunae genome encodes the following:
- a CDS encoding sterol desaturase family protein — protein METIAQYFSHIPSAHRALILAGGITLFWLIESAIPLVSFTYNKWRHAGINFFFTFTTIIINFGFALLIVLSSDWCVNHHFGLVQWLNSPLWLTLLIGLPVLDLVGAYLVHFIEHKIKWMWKFHMVHHSDIYVDTTTANRHHPGESVFRAVFTIIAVFVSGAPIWLVMLYQSLSVVLSQFNHANIKLPRWADRLIKLVIVTPGMHRVHHHYVRPETDSNYGNIFSFWDRLFGTYSNADTNKLQYGLDVLTGREDGNLKEQLLLPFDKKVKTDY, from the coding sequence ATGGAAACAATAGCCCAATATTTCTCACACATACCTTCTGCCCATCGTGCGCTAATTCTGGCAGGTGGTATCACCCTTTTCTGGTTAATAGAATCAGCCATTCCGCTGGTATCATTTACTTATAACAAATGGCGGCATGCAGGTATCAACTTCTTTTTCACGTTTACCACTATCATTATCAATTTTGGTTTTGCCTTGCTAATTGTATTAAGCAGTGACTGGTGTGTAAATCATCATTTTGGCCTGGTGCAATGGCTCAACTCTCCCTTATGGTTAACATTACTGATTGGTTTGCCGGTGCTGGACCTGGTAGGTGCTTACCTCGTGCATTTTATCGAACACAAAATAAAGTGGATGTGGAAATTTCACATGGTACACCACTCTGATATATATGTAGACACCACCACGGCTAACCGCCACCACCCCGGTGAAAGCGTTTTCAGAGCCGTGTTTACTATTATAGCCGTTTTTGTTAGCGGCGCTCCTATCTGGTTGGTGATGTTATATCAATCCTTATCAGTAGTGCTTTCCCAGTTTAACCACGCTAACATTAAGCTTCCTCGTTGGGCAGATCGTCTTATAAAACTGGTAATTGTTACACCTGGCATGCACCGGGTACATCATCATTATGTGCGGCCCGAAACCGACAGTAACTATGGAAACATCTTTTCATTCTGGGATAGACTTTTCGGCACCTATTCCAATGCCGATACTAACAAACTGCAATACGGTCTGGACGTACTAACCGGCAGGGAAGATGGCAATCTGAAAGAGCAGTTATTACTGCCCTTTGATAAAAAGGTGAAAACGGATTACTGA
- a CDS encoding methylglyoxal synthase, with translation MVAHDNRKADLIEWATANKEHLAQHDLIATGTTGKLLEQMLGVPVKRVLSGPLGGDQQLGAMIATGDIDVMIFFWDPMEAQPHDSDVKALLRLGVAWNIPMAMDRATADFLMTSPYMKSEYEADVPDYTGYLSRGIHT, from the coding sequence ATGGTTGCGCATGATAACAGGAAAGCAGATTTGATAGAATGGGCTACTGCCAATAAAGAGCATTTGGCGCAGCATGATTTAATAGCTACAGGTACAACAGGTAAATTGCTGGAACAAATGCTGGGCGTACCGGTAAAGCGGGTACTAAGTGGTCCGCTGGGCGGTGACCAGCAGCTGGGGGCAATGATTGCAACGGGCGATATAGATGTAATGATCTTTTTCTGGGATCCGATGGAAGCGCAGCCGCACGATAGTGATGTAAAAGCATTGCTTCGTTTAGGAGTTGCCTGGAACATTCCTATGGCCATGGATAGGGCCACGGCAGATTTTCTTATGACCTCTCCTTACATGAAAAGTGAATATGAGGCTGATGTGCCTGATTACACGGGTTATTTATCGAGGGGCATTCACACCTAA
- a CDS encoding regulatory protein RecX has translation MQPFRNHISKEKAIPKIRHYCAYQERTHQEVKEKLYGFGLRKDDVEEILSGLIEEDYLNEERFACQFAGGKFRLKKWGRVKIMHELKQKGVSSYNLKKALTSIDEDDYAATLQKLAIDKWDSLKGEQYLNRQAKAISYLLQKGYELPLAQKAVKGCREGNDPVND, from the coding sequence ATGCAGCCATTCCGTAACCACATATCAAAAGAAAAAGCTATACCTAAGATCAGGCATTACTGTGCTTATCAGGAAAGAACCCACCAGGAAGTGAAAGAAAAACTATATGGTTTTGGACTTCGCAAAGATGATGTAGAGGAGATACTGTCGGGATTAATTGAAGAAGATTACTTAAATGAAGAGCGGTTTGCGTGCCAGTTTGCCGGAGGAAAGTTCCGCTTAAAAAAATGGGGTCGGGTTAAAATAATGCACGAGCTGAAACAAAAAGGGGTAAGCAGTTATAATTTAAAGAAGGCATTGACTTCTATAGATGAAGATGATTACGCTGCCACGCTGCAGAAGCTGGCTATAGATAAGTGGGATAGTCTCAAAGGTGAGCAATATCTGAATCGCCAGGCAAAAGCTATCAGCTATCTTTTGCAAAAAGGTTATGAATTGCCGCTGGCTCAAAAAGCGGTAAAAGGTTGCCGTGAGGGTAACGATCCGGTAAATGATTAA
- a CDS encoding AAA family ATPase produces the protein MKKVVVIGPESTGKSTLCEQLAKHYQTEWCAEYAREYLLTHGSNYTFDNLLTIAQGQIVLENQHAVSVAQKQNPFLFIDTDMYVMKVWCEYVFNRCHQWILDEIVSRKYDLYLLCNIDLPWVKDELREYPDEQPRRELYQIYKDIMINQSTPWVDISGNYDERLQKAIAGVDTFITAG, from the coding sequence ATGAAGAAAGTAGTGGTGATAGGCCCGGAGTCAACGGGCAAAAGTACCTTATGCGAGCAGTTGGCAAAACATTACCAAACTGAGTGGTGTGCCGAGTATGCACGTGAATATCTGTTAACTCATGGCAGTAATTATACTTTCGACAACCTGCTTACCATTGCTCAGGGGCAAATAGTGCTGGAAAACCAACACGCAGTTTCTGTTGCGCAAAAGCAAAATCCTTTTCTTTTTATTGATACGGATATGTATGTGATGAAGGTTTGGTGTGAATATGTATTCAACCGTTGCCATCAGTGGATACTGGATGAAATTGTATCGCGTAAATACGATCTGTATCTGCTGTGTAATATTGATCTGCCCTGGGTAAAAGATGAATTACGCGAATACCCGGACGAACAACCACGTCGTGAACTATACCAGATTTACAAGGATATCATGATTAATCAATCCACACCTTGGGTGGATATCAGTGGTAATTACGATGAACGTTTACAAAAAGCCATTGCAGGCGTAGATACATTCATTACCGCCGGATAG
- a CDS encoding transferrin receptor-like dimerization domain-containing protein has translation MKPTIVTGAMAGLLLMSSAALAQSNTKPLAGFTEKASQTQLQNEARFDQLISADNIGKTIYEFSARPHHIGSAAGKAVAGKVAARFKEYGFTVNIETFQVLFPTPKVRELELTYPTKYKAVLKELAVKEDPSSSQEGQLPTYNAWGADGDVNGELVFVNYGLPSDYEQLEKLGIDVNGKIVIAKYGRSWRGIKPKIAQEHGAIGCIIYSDPKDDGYYQGEVYPKGAFKNEYGVQRGSVMDMVVYPGDPLTPNIASTENAPRLERSKAANLLKIPVLPISYHDAKPLLEALGGPVAPEDWRGALPITYHVGPGSAKVHLHVECEWKQTPCYDVIATMQGEAYPDEWVIRGNHHDAWVNGAADPVSGLAALLEEAKAIGQLVKQGWKPQRTLVYCAWDGEEPGLMGSTEWVEAHADELEQKAVIYINTDGNGRGFLQAGGSHALEPLMDDIAKAVIDPQTKVSVYERRKANDIIKASTLIARKDALAKRSLSLSALGSGSDYTSFLQHVGVPSLNLEFGGEDDGGEYHSIYDSYSNYVRFKDSGFLYGAALAQTAGRVALRMANAEILPFNFRTLYTTVNGYVTDLMSQVEQMREATNVENQILRGRAYKLAADPKTLSIAPKPKEELPYMDFSPLQNAMQDFDKVTRLAGDSLSRFLLTTNDHGPINKLLFQAEQQLMNPKGLPSRPWFKHTLYAPGFYTGYGVKTMPGIREAIEQRKWNQAQEQINLAADAIRQLADHLYLLAKLAG, from the coding sequence ATGAAACCCACAATTGTTACCGGTGCAATGGCAGGTTTACTACTGATGAGTAGTGCAGCTTTAGCACAATCCAATACCAAACCGTTGGCAGGTTTTACCGAAAAAGCCAGCCAGACACAACTGCAAAACGAAGCGAGGTTCGACCAGCTGATCAGTGCAGATAATATTGGCAAAACCATTTACGAATTTTCTGCCCGTCCGCATCATATAGGTTCTGCTGCAGGTAAAGCAGTGGCCGGGAAAGTAGCGGCCCGGTTTAAGGAGTACGGTTTTACTGTCAATATTGAAACCTTCCAGGTTTTGTTTCCCACACCCAAAGTGCGTGAACTGGAATTAACCTATCCCACCAAATACAAAGCAGTACTGAAAGAGCTGGCTGTAAAAGAAGATCCCAGTTCATCACAGGAAGGGCAATTGCCTACTTATAATGCCTGGGGTGCAGATGGGGATGTGAATGGAGAACTGGTGTTTGTAAACTATGGGCTGCCTTCTGACTATGAACAGCTGGAAAAGCTGGGCATTGATGTGAACGGCAAAATTGTAATAGCCAAATATGGCCGGTCCTGGCGTGGCATTAAACCTAAAATAGCGCAGGAACATGGCGCTATAGGTTGTATCATTTACTCCGATCCCAAAGATGATGGGTATTACCAGGGCGAGGTGTATCCAAAAGGTGCTTTCAAAAATGAATATGGTGTGCAGCGTGGTTCGGTAATGGATATGGTAGTGTATCCCGGCGACCCGCTTACTCCTAATATCGCTTCTACAGAAAATGCGCCCAGGCTGGAAAGATCTAAAGCAGCCAACTTATTAAAAATACCGGTACTGCCTATCAGCTATCACGATGCTAAACCTTTATTGGAAGCATTGGGTGGCCCTGTGGCTCCGGAAGATTGGCGTGGTGCTTTGCCTATTACCTATCATGTAGGTCCGGGCAGCGCCAAAGTGCATTTACATGTAGAATGCGAATGGAAGCAAACACCCTGTTATGATGTTATTGCTACTATGCAGGGAGAGGCTTATCCTGATGAATGGGTAATAAGAGGTAACCACCACGATGCCTGGGTAAATGGTGCTGCTGATCCGGTTAGTGGCCTGGCTGCTTTGCTGGAAGAAGCAAAAGCTATTGGACAACTGGTGAAACAAGGCTGGAAACCACAACGCACCCTGGTGTATTGTGCATGGGATGGAGAAGAGCCGGGTTTAATGGGTTCCACCGAATGGGTAGAAGCACACGCGGATGAACTGGAACAAAAGGCAGTTATTTATATCAACACCGATGGCAATGGTCGCGGCTTTTTACAGGCTGGCGGTTCACATGCCCTGGAGCCTTTAATGGATGATATTGCCAAAGCAGTGATTGATCCACAAACCAAAGTAAGTGTTTACGAACGTAGAAAGGCAAATGATATTATTAAAGCATCTACCCTTATTGCCCGTAAAGATGCGTTGGCTAAAAGATCACTCAGTTTAAGTGCGCTGGGTTCAGGTTCTGATTATACTTCTTTTCTGCAGCATGTGGGTGTGCCCAGTTTAAACCTGGAGTTTGGTGGAGAAGATGATGGCGGAGAGTATCATTCTATTTATGATTCCTACAGCAACTATGTACGTTTTAAAGATTCTGGCTTTTTATATGGAGCAGCGTTGGCACAAACTGCGGGTCGTGTAGCGTTGAGAATGGCAAATGCAGAAATCCTGCCTTTTAATTTCCGTACATTATATACAACCGTAAACGGATATGTTACCGATCTAATGAGCCAGGTAGAACAGATGCGGGAAGCTACCAATGTAGAAAACCAGATACTACGTGGTCGTGCTTATAAACTGGCAGCTGATCCTAAAACGTTGAGTATTGCGCCAAAGCCAAAGGAGGAATTGCCTTATATGGATTTTTCGCCTTTGCAAAACGCCATGCAGGATTTTGATAAAGTAACCCGGCTGGCGGGAGATTCGTTGAGCAGGTTTTTGCTTACCACCAACGATCATGGGCCTATCAATAAATTATTATTCCAGGCAGAGCAACAGTTAATGAATCCGAAGGGATTGCCTAGCCGTCCCTGGTTTAAACATACTTTATATGCTCCCGGATTTTATACGGGCTATGGTGTAAAAACAATGCCGGGTATACGGGAAGCTATAGAACAGCGTAAGTGGAATCAGGCGCAGGAACAAATTAATTTGGCTGCCGATGCCATTCGCCAGCTGGCTGATCATTTATACCTGCTGGCAAAACTGGCGGGCTAA
- a CDS encoding AI-2E family transporter: protein MPLTSPQPFYMKLSHTLISIVLIGFIMYVGHSILVPLAFASLFSIILMTPCDFLEKRKVPRTVAAALSVLLFIIIIGIILYFIFSQLVSFQNDLPKLGVQLQGALVNLENSIQERFHISGAKMREFLNSASSQTLSHTSTVVGTTVSTLSSAVIYMVLIPIYTFLLLLYRGIITRFFIRSFQEEHSPAVRNIMGKTRHVIKSYIAGLIIEMIIVAIMNCTGFFILGVKYALMLGVIAALLNLIPYVGIFTACILSLLITFTTNSPATVLGVAIVLVIVHIIDSNILLPRVVGSKVKINALVTIVGVLVGSAIWGIAGMFLAIPIMAILKVIFDGIESTQAWGILLGDETSNTTQVIIVETEPTTEVSPPAVTTAEKKA from the coding sequence ATGCCCCTTACCAGTCCGCAGCCTTTTTATATGAAACTCAGCCATACATTGATCAGCATTGTATTGATTGGTTTTATCATGTACGTGGGTCATAGCATATTAGTACCACTGGCTTTTGCTTCTTTGTTCAGTATTATATTAATGACGCCTTGTGATTTTCTGGAAAAGCGTAAAGTACCACGTACCGTAGCTGCCGCGTTATCTGTGCTGCTGTTCATTATCATCATTGGCATAATACTCTATTTCATTTTTTCACAACTGGTAAGCTTTCAAAACGATTTACCCAAACTGGGTGTGCAATTGCAGGGGGCATTAGTAAATCTCGAAAACAGTATCCAGGAACGCTTTCACATCAGCGGCGCTAAAATGCGTGAGTTTTTAAACTCAGCCAGCTCGCAAACATTGTCACACACTTCTACAGTAGTAGGCACCACTGTTTCCACTTTATCCAGCGCCGTTATTTACATGGTGCTGATTCCTATTTATACCTTTTTATTGTTATTGTATAGGGGCATTATCACCCGCTTTTTCATACGCAGTTTCCAGGAAGAACACAGCCCTGCGGTAAGAAATATTATGGGCAAAACCCGCCATGTGATTAAAAGCTACATTGCTGGTCTTATCATTGAAATGATCATTGTAGCCATTATGAACTGCACCGGCTTTTTTATACTGGGTGTAAAATATGCGTTGATGTTGGGTGTAATAGCTGCTTTATTAAACCTGATACCGTATGTAGGTATTTTTACTGCCTGCATATTAAGTCTGCTGATTACGTTTACCACCAATTCACCCGCTACGGTGCTAGGTGTGGCTATAGTGTTGGTAATTGTTCATATTATAGACAGCAATATTCTATTACCGCGTGTGGTAGGTTCTAAAGTGAAAATAAATGCGCTGGTTACAATAGTTGGCGTGTTGGTAGGTAGCGCCATATGGGGAATTGCCGGTATGTTCTTAGCGATACCGATCATGGCTATTTTGAAAGTAATATTCGATGGAATAGAATCCACACAGGCCTGGGGAATTTTATTAGGCGATGAAACCAGTAATACAACCCAGGTAATCATTGTAGAAACCGAGCCTACTACAGAAGTTTCACCGCCGGCAGTAACAACTGCTGAGAAAAAGGCGTAG
- the pnuC gene encoding nicotinamide riboside transporter PnuC → MELLFHQFMDGLRATTWPEFMAVLTGIASVYFSRSANILVYPFGVISTAIYVYISFAGGLFAEAGLNIYYVIMNLAGWYMWSRRTDTGEKVLHITTSNGRDWQQTLLFFGGMWLALWLLLRKFTTSTVPLEDALASASAYTGMFLMNKKKMENWIWWIITNIVSIPLYFIKGYVFTSVQFIIFLALAISGWIVWYRKWKQENLMA, encoded by the coding sequence ATGGAATTACTGTTTCACCAGTTTATGGATGGGCTTCGGGCTACTACCTGGCCTGAGTTTATGGCTGTACTCACCGGTATTGCCAGTGTGTATTTTTCCCGTTCGGCTAATATACTCGTGTATCCTTTTGGTGTTATCAGCACGGCTATTTATGTATACATCAGTTTTGCCGGCGGTCTGTTTGCGGAAGCTGGCTTAAATATCTACTATGTTATCATGAACCTGGCCGGTTGGTATATGTGGTCGCGCCGCACAGATACAGGCGAAAAGGTTTTACACATCACCACATCAAATGGTCGGGACTGGCAACAAACACTGTTGTTTTTTGGCGGCATGTGGCTTGCTCTCTGGTTACTGTTACGAAAATTTACTACCAGCACGGTTCCTCTGGAGGATGCATTGGCTTCTGCTTCGGCTTATACAGGCATGTTCCTGATGAATAAAAAGAAAATGGAGAACTGGATCTGGTGGATTATTACTAATATCGTTTCCATTCCCTTGTATTTTATCAAGGGATATGTATTTACGAGTGTTCAGTTTATTATTTTTCTGGCGCTGGCTATTTCAGGTTGGATAGTATGGTATAGAAAATGGAAACAGGAAAATTTGATGGCATGA
- a CDS encoding Crp/Fnr family transcriptional regulator yields MYEQLRQNITRKVSLTNSEFEQIEAVVKPLSIRKKSRVLTAGEICNYTIFVNKGCLRSFSVNSKGVESIVQFAFEDNWISDLYSYVSEAPSLLHIESVEDCDLLLLYKEDMENLFNKIPMLERWKRLLLQNAYVAVQRRLNSSLSVTAEERYAELLHSHPDIANRVPLIHIASYLGITPESLSRIRRQLLTK; encoded by the coding sequence ATGTACGAACAACTTCGCCAGAACATTACCCGAAAAGTTTCTCTTACCAACAGTGAATTTGAACAAATCGAAGCTGTGGTAAAACCGCTTTCTATCCGAAAGAAATCGCGTGTACTTACGGCCGGCGAAATATGTAACTACACCATTTTTGTAAACAAGGGCTGCCTGCGGTCGTTTTCTGTTAATTCCAAAGGGGTTGAATCTATTGTGCAGTTTGCTTTTGAAGATAACTGGATCAGCGATTTGTACAGTTATGTTTCAGAAGCGCCTTCGCTTCTACATATAGAAAGCGTGGAGGATTGTGACTTGTTACTGCTTTATAAAGAAGACATGGAAAACCTCTTCAACAAAATTCCTATGCTGGAACGTTGGAAGCGGTTATTACTACAAAATGCCTACGTGGCTGTACAGCGCAGGCTCAACTCCTCCCTTAGTGTTACTGCCGAAGAGCGGTATGCCGAATTACTTCATTCCCATCCGGATATTGCCAATCGTGTACCCCTTATTCATATTGCTTCTTACCTCGGTATTACGCCTGAAAGCCTTAGCCGTATCAGGCGGCAGTTACTGACTAAATAG
- the dnaN gene encoding DNA polymerase III subunit beta produces MKFIVSSSSLLKHLQQISGVINSNTVLPILEDFLFEIEEKKLTIVATDLETVMRVQMDVESKANGKVCIPAKILIDSLKNIPDQPLTFSIDKNFAIEITSDNGKYKVMGENPDNFPKEPVADDTNSFTISSHALLTAINKTLFAVSNDDLRPAMTGVYFELHKDAIQFVATDAHRLVRYKKTNITCPKADSFIAPKKPLNLLKNALPDNEDELTLNYNASHLFVTHGSTQLICRLIDARFPDYKVVIPTDNPYKLLVNKADFQSALRRVSVFSNKSTNQVALSISGSELQLAAQDVDFSFEGNERMNCQYDGEDLQIAFNAKFLIEMLNAANSDEVKIELSTSTKAGIIKPTEQAENEELLMLVMPLMLNS; encoded by the coding sequence ATGAAATTTATTGTATCGTCTTCTTCATTATTGAAACATTTACAACAAATCAGCGGGGTAATTAACTCTAATACGGTTCTGCCTATTCTGGAAGATTTCTTATTTGAAATTGAGGAAAAAAAGCTGACTATTGTAGCCACCGACCTGGAAACAGTAATGCGGGTGCAGATGGATGTGGAAAGTAAGGCAAACGGTAAAGTGTGTATCCCGGCAAAAATTCTGATAGACTCTCTTAAAAATATCCCGGATCAACCTCTTACTTTCAGTATCGACAAAAACTTCGCTATTGAAATTACCAGCGACAATGGTAAGTACAAAGTAATGGGCGAGAACCCGGACAATTTTCCGAAAGAGCCAGTAGCAGATGATACCAACAGCTTTACTATCAGCAGCCACGCATTATTAACTGCCATCAACAAAACTTTGTTTGCAGTAAGTAACGATGACCTGCGTCCTGCAATGACCGGTGTTTACTTTGAATTACATAAAGATGCTATCCAGTTTGTAGCTACAGATGCACACAGATTGGTTCGCTATAAAAAAACAAACATTACCTGTCCTAAAGCGGATAGCTTCATTGCGCCTAAAAAGCCTTTGAACCTGTTGAAAAATGCTTTACCAGACAACGAAGATGAGCTGACTTTGAACTACAACGCCAGCCACCTGTTTGTTACACACGGTTCTACCCAATTGATTTGTCGCCTGATCGACGCTCGTTTCCCTGATTATAAAGTAGTTATCCCAACCGATAACCCTTATAAGCTGCTGGTAAACAAAGCTGATTTCCAAAGCGCACTGCGTCGTGTAAGCGTATTCAGTAACAAAAGCACTAACCAGGTAGCCCTGAGCATTAGCGGAAGCGAACTGCAACTGGCTGCACAGGACGTTGACTTTAGCTTTGAAGGTAACGAACGCATGAACTGTCAATATGATGGTGAAGACCTGCAGATTGCATTCAACGCAAAGTTCCTGATTGAAATGCTGAACGCTGCCAACAGCGATGAAGTAAAAATTGAATTATCTACTTCTACCAAAGCCGGTATCATCAAACCTACCGAACAGGCTGAAAACGAAGAATTACTGATGCTGGTGATGCCACTGATGTTAAACAGCTAA
- the recA gene encoding recombinase RecA: protein MSNADKLKALKLTIDKIDKDFGKGSVMMMNERTDKQLEVVSTGSIGLDIALGVGGLPKGRIIEIYGPESSGKTTLSTHVIAEAQKKGGICAIIDAEHAFDSAYARKLGVDVDSLLISQPDYGEQALEIADRLILSGALDVVVIDSVAALVPKGELEGEMGDSKMGLQARLMSQALRKLTATISKTGTVCIFINQLREKIGVMFGNPETTTGGNALKFYASVRLDIRRSTQIKDGDEAVGNRVKVKVVKNKVAPPFRSTEFDIIFGEGISKVGEIIDMGVELGIVQKSGSWFSYESNKLGQGRDAVKQLMHDNPELAAEIEGKIRAKVAQAAAGIAEVKPAVAESAEA from the coding sequence ATGTCTAATGCAGATAAACTGAAAGCGCTGAAATTAACAATTGACAAAATTGACAAGGATTTTGGAAAGGGCAGCGTAATGATGATGAATGAGCGTACTGATAAGCAACTGGAAGTAGTTTCTACCGGTTCTATTGGTTTAGATATTGCGCTTGGCGTAGGCGGTTTACCTAAGGGAAGAATTATTGAAATATATGGCCCTGAATCTTCTGGTAAAACCACTTTATCTACACACGTAATTGCGGAAGCACAGAAAAAAGGTGGCATCTGCGCTATTATAGATGCGGAACATGCTTTTGACAGCGCTTATGCCAGAAAACTTGGCGTTGATGTAGACAGCCTGTTAATTTCCCAGCCCGATTATGGTGAGCAGGCGCTGGAAATTGCCGATCGTTTAATTTTATCCGGTGCATTGGATGTAGTAGTAATTGATTCTGTTGCGGCGTTGGTTCCTAAAGGGGAACTGGAAGGCGAAATGGGCGACAGCAAAATGGGCTTACAGGCGCGTTTGATGTCTCAGGCGCTGCGTAAGTTAACCGCTACCATCAGCAAAACAGGTACGGTATGTATATTCATTAACCAGTTGCGTGAAAAAATCGGTGTTATGTTCGGTAACCCCGAAACTACTACCGGTGGTAACGCGCTTAAGTTCTACGCTTCTGTAAGGTTGGATATCCGTCGTTCTACTCAAATTAAAGATGGCGATGAAGCAGTAGGTAACCGCGTTAAAGTAAAAGTGGTTAAAAACAAAGTAGCTCCTCCATTCCGTAGCACCGAGTTCGATATCATCTTTGGTGAAGGTATCAGCAAAGTAGGCGAAATCATCGACATGGGTGTTGAGCTGGGTATTGTTCAAAAAAGTGGTAGCTGGTTCAGCTACGAAAGCAATAAGTTAGGCCAGGGTCGTGATGCTGTGAAGCAGTTAATGCACGATAATCCAGAGCTGGCTGCAGAAATCGAAGGGAAAATAAGAGCCAAAGTGGCACAGGCCGCAGCTGGCATAGCAGAAGTAAAACCTGCTGTTGCTGAATCTGCAGAAGCCTAA
- a CDS encoding iron-containing alcohol dehydrogenase family protein, with translation MAQFRNFRMVNYVVYGRGSFNQLDDILSPQRKGDAPMIFFVDEFFRDNQAFLSRIPLRGKDKVVIIDVEHEPKTSGVDKLRDELKAEFGEVSGIIGIGGGSVMDTAKAVALMMTNPGSSVDYQGWDLVKVPGVYKAGIPTIAGTGAEVSRTCVLTGPTRKLGMNSDFTTFDQIVLDPELCKTVPDNQRFYTAMDCFIHCVESLNGTYLNAFSQSYGEKAQVLCEEVFLDKDQWDDECDEKLVMASYAGGMSIAYSQVGVAHAVSYGLAYVLGTKHGIGNCIVFDKLEEYYPEGVEKFKRMVEKHKIEIPQGITKGLTEEQFESMISVSLGMKPLWENALGKDWEKIMTREKLRALYERL, from the coding sequence ATGGCACAGTTTCGAAACTTTAGAATGGTAAACTACGTGGTATACGGCAGAGGTTCGTTTAACCAATTAGACGATATCCTGTCACCACAGCGCAAGGGCGATGCGCCGATGATTTTTTTCGTAGATGAATTTTTCAGAGATAACCAGGCTTTTCTTTCCCGTATTCCTTTACGCGGAAAAGATAAAGTAGTAATAATAGATGTAGAACACGAGCCTAAAACTTCGGGTGTTGACAAACTGCGTGATGAATTAAAAGCAGAGTTTGGTGAAGTAAGTGGTATTATAGGTATTGGTGGTGGTTCTGTAATGGACACTGCTAAAGCTGTTGCATTGATGATGACCAACCCCGGTTCGTCAGTTGATTACCAGGGGTGGGATCTGGTAAAAGTGCCAGGTGTGTACAAAGCGGGTATTCCTACCATTGCCGGTACCGGTGCGGAAGTAAGCCGTACTTGTGTGCTTACTGGTCCTACCCGTAAATTGGGTATGAATTCTGACTTTACCACTTTCGATCAGATTGTACTGGATCCGGAATTATGCAAAACCGTTCCTGACAACCAGCGTTTTTACACAGCTATGGATTGCTTTATCCATTGTGTGGAATCGTTAAACGGAACTTACCTCAACGCTTTTAGCCAGAGCTATGGCGAAAAAGCCCAGGTATTGTGTGAAGAAGTGTTCCTGGACAAAGACCAGTGGGATGACGAGTGTGACGAGAAACTGGTAATGGCTTCTTATGCCGGTGGTATGAGCATTGCCTACAGCCAGGTGGGCGTGGCACACGCAGTAAGTTATGGCCTGGCCTACGTGTTGGGTACCAAACATGGTATTGGTAACTGTATTGTATTTGACAAACTAGAAGAATATTATCCCGAAGGCGTTGAGAAATTCAAACGCATGGTGGAGAAGCATAAAATAGAAATTCCGCAGGGAATTACTAAAGGACTTACTGAAGAGCAGTTTGAAAGCATGATCTCTGTATCGTTGGGTATGAAGCCTTTATGGGAGAATGCCTTGGGTAAAGACTGGGAAAAAATAATGACCCGCGAAAAATTACGCGCTTTATACGAGCGTTTATAA